From a region of the uncultured Desulfatiglans sp. genome:
- the relA gene encoding GTP pyrophosphokinase, translating to MIRLNDITEKLLNYHPKANTALVEKAYVYSAKVHHGQVRLSGEPYLSHLLETAFILARLKMDVTCIVAGLLHDTIEDTKASPEDIERLFGPETALIVDGVTKISQMQFSNREQRQAENIRKMILAMSSDIRVIIVKLADRLHNMRTLGFMPPEKQKAVAQETLDIYAPLAGRMGIYWLKSELEDLCLYYLEQEAYQTIKMEIAQRRDEREKFIREVKELLIVKFKEVGIEAVVKGRYKHFYSIYRKMVDQDLTVSQVFDVLAFRVIVDSVKHCYEALGHIHAMWKPIPGRFKDYISMPKANMYQSLHTTVIGPWGERMEVQIRTWDMDRVAEEGIAAHWKYKEGSAARQTDDKQFAWLRQLLEWQKSLDDPAEFLDTVRMDLFPNEVYVFTPTGEVKEFPKGATPIDFAYSIHSEVGEKCMGARVNGKMVPIRYLLQNGDIVEIITSPKQHPSKDWLDFVKTSRAKNKIRHWIKNQEKEESIQLGRSVLEKMLEQDNVTLPNLMKSDVLAEVARDVSFHSIEEMLAQIGFGKLSARQVVGRLKTKLGIKEDKTHGLVEKVVSKIRRRRGGSGIKVRGVSDMLVRFANCCHPIPGEKVVGFITRGRGITIHQKNCRHILHADPDRLVEISWDTGQEETHIARLKVTSLDQKGILADLSAVLTQKNANIVQADVKTTIDKKGIALFTLEVENFQQLQDIIAGLKRVKNVLKVERQ from the coding sequence ATGATTCGGTTAAATGACATCACCGAAAAACTGCTGAATTACCATCCCAAGGCGAATACGGCCCTGGTGGAAAAGGCCTATGTCTATTCGGCCAAGGTCCACCATGGGCAGGTCCGCCTGTCCGGAGAACCCTATCTCTCGCACCTCCTCGAGACGGCCTTTATCCTGGCCCGGCTCAAGATGGATGTGACCTGCATTGTCGCCGGGCTGCTCCATGACACGATCGAGGACACCAAGGCCAGCCCGGAAGACATCGAGCGCCTGTTCGGACCGGAGACCGCCCTGATCGTGGACGGCGTCACCAAGATCAGCCAGATGCAGTTCTCGAATCGAGAGCAGCGCCAGGCCGAGAACATCCGCAAGATGATCCTGGCGATGTCCTCCGACATTCGTGTCATCATCGTCAAACTGGCCGACCGTCTGCACAACATGCGCACCCTGGGCTTCATGCCGCCGGAGAAACAAAAGGCCGTGGCCCAGGAGACCCTGGACATCTACGCCCCCCTGGCAGGCCGCATGGGGATCTACTGGCTGAAGTCGGAGCTGGAGGACCTCTGCCTCTATTATCTCGAACAGGAGGCCTATCAGACCATCAAGATGGAGATCGCGCAGCGCCGCGACGAGCGCGAGAAATTCATCCGGGAGGTCAAGGAACTTCTGATCGTGAAGTTCAAGGAGGTGGGCATCGAGGCGGTCGTCAAAGGCCGTTACAAGCACTTCTACAGCATCTACCGGAAGATGGTCGACCAGGACCTGACCGTCAGTCAGGTCTTCGACGTGCTGGCCTTCCGGGTGATCGTCGACAGCGTCAAACATTGCTACGAGGCGCTGGGGCACATTCATGCGATGTGGAAACCGATCCCGGGTCGTTTCAAGGACTACATTTCGATGCCCAAGGCCAACATGTACCAGTCCCTGCACACCACGGTCATCGGCCCCTGGGGGGAGCGGATGGAGGTGCAGATCCGCACCTGGGACATGGACCGGGTCGCGGAGGAGGGTATTGCCGCCCACTGGAAATACAAGGAAGGGTCGGCGGCGCGCCAGACGGACGACAAGCAGTTCGCGTGGCTGAGGCAGTTGCTCGAGTGGCAGAAAAGCCTCGATGATCCGGCGGAGTTCCTGGACACCGTCCGGATGGACCTCTTTCCGAACGAGGTCTACGTATTCACACCGACGGGCGAGGTCAAGGAGTTCCCGAAAGGGGCCACGCCGATCGACTTCGCCTACAGCATCCACTCCGAGGTAGGTGAAAAGTGCATGGGGGCGCGCGTCAACGGCAAGATGGTCCCCATCCGCTATCTGCTCCAAAATGGCGACATCGTGGAGATCATCACCTCCCCGAAGCAGCACCCCAGCAAGGACTGGCTGGATTTCGTCAAGACGTCGCGGGCCAAGAACAAGATCCGCCACTGGATCAAGAACCAGGAGAAGGAGGAGAGCATACAGCTCGGCCGCAGCGTCCTCGAAAAGATGCTGGAGCAGGACAACGTCACGCTTCCGAACCTCATGAAGAGCGATGTCCTTGCCGAGGTCGCCAGGGACGTCTCCTTCCATTCGATCGAGGAGATGCTGGCGCAGATCGGCTTCGGCAAGCTTTCGGCGAGGCAGGTGGTCGGCCGGCTCAAGACCAAGCTCGGCATCAAGGAAGACAAAACCCACGGGCTGGTCGAGAAGGTCGTGAGCAAGATCCGCCGGAGGCGGGGGGGCAGCGGCATCAAGGTGCGGGGTGTGAGCGATATGCTGGTGCGTTTCGCCAACTGCTGCCACCCGATACCCGGAGAGAAGGTGGTCGGGTTCATCACGCGGGGCCGGGGCATCACGATCCACCAGAAGAACTGCCGGCATATCCTGCATGCGGATCCGGACCGCCTGGTGGAGATCTCATGGGACACCGGACAGGAAGAGACCCATATCGCACGGCTCAAGGTTACGAGCCTCGATCAGAAGGGGATCCTGGCGGATTTGAGTGCAGTGCTGACCCAGAAAAACGCCAATATCGTTCAGGCCGACGTCAAGACGACGATCGACAAGAAGGGTATTGCGCTGTTTACATTGGAGGTGGAGAACTTCCAGCAGCTCCAGGATATCATCGCTGGACTCAAGCGGGTCAAAAACGTGCTCAAGGTGGAGAGACAATGA